A single region of the Streptomyces sp. NBC_01381 genome encodes:
- a CDS encoding trypco2 family protein, with product MDEAERRLDDMGSVDTPHDGTWRPPEGEPGGLAEALETLRAELDAAQSAGARRRLRFEIEEATLELLLELRSDIRPGMKLAFGVVTAEVGGARGSARTHKLTLKLKVRDEALGGRNAAVREERKQRREPGPAVDGERDRTERAD from the coding sequence ATGGATGAGGCCGAGCGTCGACTGGACGACATGGGCAGTGTGGACACGCCGCACGACGGGACGTGGAGGCCCCCCGAAGGAGAGCCCGGCGGGCTCGCGGAGGCGCTGGAGACGTTGCGGGCCGAGTTGGACGCGGCGCAGTCGGCCGGTGCGCGGCGGAGGCTGAGGTTCGAGATCGAGGAGGCCACCCTCGAACTCCTGCTGGAACTGCGTTCGGACATCAGGCCCGGGATGAAGCTGGCGTTCGGCGTGGTGACCGCAGAAGTGGGTGGAGCACGCGGCAGCGCACGTACGCACAAGCTCACGCTCAAGCTGAAGGTCCGCGATGAAGCGCTCGGCGGGCGCAACGCAGCGGTGCGGGAAGAGCGGAAGCAGCGGCGGGAACCGGGCCCAGCCGTCGACGGGGAGCGGGACCGGACGGAGCGGGCGGACTAG